The sequence below is a genomic window from Desulfobacteraceae bacterium.
GTAAAAAGATGCTTGAAAACGAGGAGTTCGGCCAGGATTTCATCCGGCCGCTGAAATCCCAGGGGGTGCGCGAGATCGCCAATTCGGTCATGACCATCCGGGTGAAGTTCACCGCCAAGCCCGGCAGTCATTTTCTCATCCGCCGCGAGGCCTACCGCCTGATCACCGCGGCCTTGAATGCCAAGGGAATTCATTACGCCCACCGCAAGGTCATCGTGGACTTGCCGGAAACCCTCTCCGACAAGGCGGCCCAGGATCCCGAAGCCCTCCAGAAGCTGGCGCAATCGGCCGGAGCGGCCGCCATGCGGCGCTTGGAAGAGGAGCAGAAGGCCGCCGGGGCTTCCAAAAAAGCCAAGGATGACGAAATTCTGGGCTGACCCCGGCCTATCGCCGCGCGCGGAGTGACGAACCAAACCGCCGCGCCGCCCAAAAAACAAGTACCCGATTTCTCGCGGAGGTTGCCGCCAAATGAGATATTTCAAAACGATCGTCTTGTCCTGCATTCTTTTCGCTGATGGCCTGCCCCCCGGCGCGGTTGTGGCCGATGACAGGCTTAAAGACCGGCATGTCATCGACTGGCACGCCCATGTGGCCGGCCTCGGCTACGGTGATTCGGGCGCATTCATCAGCGACGGGATGCGCCGTAATTTCCGGTTCCGTTTTTTCATGCGCTGGATGGGGGTCACCGAAGAGGAACTCAAGGCCGAGGGCGATGGGCTCGTGGTTCGAAGACTCAGCGAAAAGATCGCCCGCTCGCGCTACGTCGATCAGGCGGTCGTGTTGGCCTTTGACGGCATCGTCGACAAAACCAGCGGCGTGTTGGACAAGGAGAATACCCAGTTTTACGTACCCAATGACTTTGTCCAGCGCGAAGCGGCCAAATACCCCAACCTGCTCTTCGGGGCCAGCATCAACCCTTACCGGCGCAACAGCCTCGCCCTGCTGGAAGAGGTGGCCGCCCAGGGGGCGGTGCTGGTGAAATGGATCCCGTCGATCATGCACATCGACCCCGCGGATGAGGCCATCGTTCCCTTCTATCGAAAAATGGCGGCGCTGGGCCTCCCCTTGCTCAGCCACGCGGGGCAGGAAAAATCCTTCGCCCACGCCCACGACGAATATTCGGATCCCATGCGGCTCACCCTGCCCCTGCAGCACGGGGTGACCGTGATCGCGGCGCACATCGCAACCACCGGGGAATCCGAGGGGCAGGATAATTTCGAACGGATCCTGCCGATGTTTGCAGTCTGGCCGAACCTGTATACGGACATCTCCAGCCTCACCCAGATCAACAAACTGGGGTACCTGGCCAAGGCCTTGGAGGTGCCGGGACTCACCGCGCGCATGCTCTACGGCACCGACTGGCCGCTGCAGTACTTCCCGCTGGTCTCCCCCTGGTTTCACGTCAACCACATCGGGCTGCGCACCGCCTACCGGGTGTCGCGGATCGACAACGAGTGGGACCGGGATGTGGAAATCAAGCAGGCCTTCGGGGTGCCCGAGGTCGTGTTCACCCGCACCCTGGGCATCTTGGCCGACCAAGAGCCGGCATCGTCGAAGTGACCGGCAGTGGTTCGGTCAAAAAACTCACCGCTAATCTCGCAGGTATGGGTTTTTTCGAAGACCACCGCCGGATATCAATCGCTTGTTGCGGCCGGCGTTTTATTTCCCATCGTCCCGGGCGAGCATCGCAGCAGCCGGCGATAAAGGCCCTGTGGCTGTCTGAGCGCCAGCGAGTTCCACAGGGCCCGCCGGCTGCGAGAAGCGCTGGGCAGCCCGAAGGGCATCGGGGCGCGGGCGGTTTCTTTTGGTTCGTTCTCTTTTCCGCAAAAGAAAATGAACAAAGGAAAAGGGGAGTCGTGAATCTCGACCTATCCCCGAGGTGCCCGTAAAGGCTCCTGTTTGACAAGCACCGCAGCACGGCGCCGTAAAATGCTTTTTGCGGGATCGTCAATCTTGATTGACCGCTAAAAAACCCATGCGTCCAGCCAAACTCATCTCGGCGTTTATCCTGGGCTTGCTGCTGTTGGCCGCGGCGGCCTTTGCGGCGCTGCTTTTCGTGGACCCGACGCTGTTCCGCGGCCAGTTGGAAGCCGGTGCCAGCGCGGCCTTCGGCCGGGGGGTGCGCTTCGTCGGGCCGATCCGGCTGGAGCGCTCGCTTAAGCCCCGGATCGTCGTCAACCAGATGACCATCGACAATCTCCCCTGGGCCTCGGCGGCACATCTGGCCGTGGCAGACGAGGTCGCCGTTCAGGTGGCCCTCTGGCCGCTGCTCTCCGGTGAGTTGCGGATTCTGGATGTCCGGTTTTCAGGGGTCACGGTTTTCCTCGAAGAGGGACCCGAGGGAGTCAACAACTTCACCTTCGGCGCCTCCGGCGGCGGTCAGGAACCCGGTACCCTGCCCGCCCTGGAGCGGTTGCT
It includes:
- a CDS encoding amidohydrolase family protein, whose protein sequence is MRYFKTIVLSCILFADGLPPGAVVADDRLKDRHVIDWHAHVAGLGYGDSGAFISDGMRRNFRFRFFMRWMGVTEEELKAEGDGLVVRRLSEKIARSRYVDQAVVLAFDGIVDKTSGVLDKENTQFYVPNDFVQREAAKYPNLLFGASINPYRRNSLALLEEVAAQGAVLVKWIPSIMHIDPADEAIVPFYRKMAALGLPLLSHAGQEKSFAHAHDEYSDPMRLTLPLQHGVTVIAAHIATTGESEGQDNFERILPMFAVWPNLYTDISSLTQINKLGYLAKALEVPGLTARMLYGTDWPLQYFPLVSPWFHVNHIGLRTAYRVSRIDNEWDRDVEIKQAFGVPEVVFTRTLGILADQEPASSK